CGATATCATTCTCACGTTAATTTGCTGTTCTTTTAGGGCAGTAAATAATCTAGCAGATATTCCTCTTGTTCTTATCATGCCTTTACCAACTACTGCCATTAATGCCATGTTTGGATATACCTCTACAGAATCTGGGCTTAATTTAATCCTTATCTCCTCGATAACCTTATCAAGTTTATTTCTGAGCTCTTCATCACTAATAATTAATGATACAGAATCTATGCCTGAAGGTATATGTTCTACTGAAATATCATTATCTTCAATTATTGATAATAGCTTTCTTAAAAATCCTTTTTCCTCATTCATAAGCATTTTTTCAATTGCTATAACTGTAAAATCTTTTTTCCCTGCTATTCCTGTAATAGTTTTAGGATATTTAGGGCTTTCAAAATCACTTAGAATAAGAGTTCCTTCATCCATAGGGTTATTAGTATTTCTTATCTGAATAGGAATTTTTGATTTTTTTACTGGAAACACAGCATCTTCATGAAGTACAGAAGCTCCCATGTAAGATAGCTCTCTAAGCTCTTTATATGTTATTTTTTCGATATGTCTTGGATGGTCAACTATTCTAGGATCTGCTTTTAAAAATCCAGATACATCAGTCCAATTTTCATACAAAGAAGCGTTAACTCCATTTGCAACTAGTGAGCCCGAAAAGTCAGAACCCCCCCTTGAAAATACTTTTACAATCCCTTTATCAGTAGCTCCATAAAATCCAGGAATAACAGCATAATCATAGTCTAGCGACATTTTATAAAGCCTTGACTGAGTCTCATCAAAGTTTAATTTGCCATCTTCAAGAAAAACTATCACTTCAGCTGCATCTACAAACTTAAACCCTAAATATCCAGCTAACACAATTGCATTAAGATATTCTCCTCTACTTACTATGTAATCAAGGCTCTTATTCTGATAGACTGTATTTTTAATTTCTTCACAATAACTTGATATATCTAAATCAAGTTCAAGCTCATTACATATTTGTATATATCTATCTTCAATTATTTTGAATGTCTCAATAAATTTCTCTTTATTTTCAATGCTATTATAGCATTGAAATAGCAAATCAGTTATCTTTTCATCGTCCTTATATCTTTTGCCTGGTGCTGAAGGCACAATATATTTTCTCTTTTTATTGGAAAAAACTATATCCTTCACTTTTTTAAACTGATTAGAATCAGCTAGTGAGCTTCCTCCAAATTTTGCTACGATTATTTCACTCAACAATGTTTCCCCCTTAAATCAATTTGTCTTCACTATACAAACAGATGTTTTCAATATAAAGATTTAATGATCTTATAGCTTTTTAGTGGGGTTGTCAAGGATAAAAGATTATTTTTATTTATGAATTAAATTTTCTTCCAATACATTTTGCTGTCAGAAAATTCATATGTCAGTAAATTTTCATCAGACATATATGATAAGTACGACCGTAATGTACTTCCTACTAGTATATATTGGTTAGCATCCATTTTTAATGAATATACAGAAAATATATACTGAAGAATATCTTCAAATAATTGTGGATTTTCACAAAATAGCAAAATATGATTAACAATTTCTTCTATCTTATTTCTATTAGCTTTTATCAAGCTCTTAATATTTTTCGTAGGCTCACAGTGAGATGGTACGTAAATATCAGCCTCTAATCCATCTAGCATATTGAGAGTTTCTATATATGCTTTAATATCATATATAAAAAATATGTGATACTTATTTATTATTTC
This is a stretch of genomic DNA from Acetoanaerobium sticklandii. It encodes these proteins:
- a CDS encoding aspartate kinase, producing MSEIIVAKFGGSSLADSNQFKKVKDIVFSNKKRKYIVPSAPGKRYKDDEKITDLLFQCYNSIENKEKFIETFKIIEDRYIQICNELELDLDISSYCEEIKNTVYQNKSLDYIVSRGEYLNAIVLAGYLGFKFVDAAEVIVFLEDGKLNFDETQSRLYKMSLDYDYAVIPGFYGATDKGIVKVFSRGGSDFSGSLVANGVNASLYENWTDVSGFLKADPRIVDHPRHIEKITYKELRELSYMGASVLHEDAVFPVKKSKIPIQIRNTNNPMDEGTLILSDFESPKYPKTITGIAGKKDFTVIAIEKMLMNEEKGFLRKLLSIIEDNDISVEHIPSGIDSVSLIISDEELRNKLDKVIEEIRIKLSPDSVEVYPNMALMAVVGKGMIRTRGISARLFTALKEQQINVRMISQGSSEINIIIGIENEDFESAVNAVYYAFEQANI